The nucleotide window TATAAGGAAAATAAATCAGACCACCCTGTTGTTTATTttccacctgtttttttttattacttattttatttatttaatttattatttatctattttaaagGTAAGCATTCTACCTCACTTTACCCACCATGATGataattttacctcagaaatcttACAGCTGCTGTTCTGTGACCAGAAAACAGGGACAGATACACTGGGAATGTTAGTTTATCTTATcccaaataaaatatacatatatacattctaATATGAGACAATTATCTGTTcttttaattttcatattttgatattatttttatttttattattatttttagcttGTAAACTTGTAGCAGCACCTGGTAGCAACCATACCTGCAATCATACTGTCTGTCTATGCTAATAGGGAATgcttgaaatgtatttaatgaacTTTTAATTAGGACAATTGGTATTTTAAAATCAGAAGACatgaatattatttaacaaagcaacaacaaacacatttacattacattcagTTCTATGACTCACCTACACACTACTgttaaaactgattaaaaaagtctcgaaaaaaaaatacaatttcgACTTAAACTCAAGACGAAATCgatattttttggggggggggaaaTTAACACAACTTTcaatttcttaaaaaataatcCACTGTTAGCTAGTTAGCTAGGCTAGCTACACGGGTAGGTGCTCTGCTAGTGACGTCACAACGTCCGCCATATTGGAAAGCGCTCAcacttaaaaatattaataaataataataataataataataataataataatatatatatatatatatatatatatatatatatatatatatgattttaattattattattattatttattaatattttatgtatatatatatatatatatatatatatatatatatatatatatatatatataaaacattgcaCTTTATATTGacctatatattttatagtaacaGTGTTAGTATTAGTGGTAGCATTTCTACTGTCTATTAGAaagcaaaaaagtaaaaatatttcttataaAAGGTTTAATGAAGGCAGtacagacaaatataacaatgCAGTATATATGAGCCTATATATCATAGTATTAATAGTAAAAAAGCAGCATTAGTgtctattaaaaaacaaataaaaatgtttcttatATAGGTTTTAATAAAGGCTCAAATAAATTTGTAGTTCACCTGTATATTATAGTAATGGTATTAGTataagtagtaaaaaaaaaacaaaaaaaacgtcagtactgtttattataaaaatactttatttgtattaattgcaAGCTTTTTCTCACATAAAACTGTTGCACATGTCGTGCACATATCACACAGTATATCAGCGTTACATTTGCGTGACAGTGAAGAGTTTTTCACCTTACGTGACTTTTCCGCCCAGTCTCTTTAATAGGTGAAGAAAATGATTGACGGGCattttatccaatcagaatGAAGTATCGGAGCGTGACCGTGTAGACCAATCAGAGTGAGGTGAAGGCGGGTCTGAGGCGGGTAAGTGGGCGTGTCATGtgcatgtcagactcacaggaAAGCTGCCCCAGTGTTGTTTCTTGGAGCTGGAGTGAGGTGAAGGCGGGTCTGAGGCGGGTAAGTGGGCGTGTCATGTGAATGTCAGACTCACAGGAAAGCTGCCCCACTGGTGTTTCTTGGAGCTGGAGTGAGttcctgactgtgtgtgtgagtgtgttaaagtgtgtgtactGGTGGACACACTGCTAAGCTGAGATCTTCACTACGGCCTTACTAATGGAGGATCATGGATCTGACGGGAAAGCGGTGAAGTATTACCGCTTGTCTGAAGTGGAGGAGCACAACTCGTTCAAAAGTACATGGATCATCATCAACCATAATGTGTACGACGTGACAAAGTTCCTAGAAGAGGTGGGGTttgatttatataataataaaaaatgacgtGTGCAGGCCCTACAGGAGTCTACAGTGTTACTGTAGACTGTAGACTACAGTGTTACTGTAACCGAACTGTGCGCGTGAGTGAACTCTAGTGAACTGCTCGACTGAGTGAGGACTGAGAGAGGTTTGGCAGTGAGATGTGTGTTCAGATAGGATTAGTCAGCACACAGAGACTAGAGGATATCTGCacctttcatcatttattttacacacacacacgcacacacatttacattacacatttaTGTCATTCATGTTTATATTGACGTTTATATTAACAcacgtgtctctctctctctctctttctctcactctctctctctcacacacacacacacacacacacacacacagcggtgCATCATGACTGCAGTGTTTTGTGGAAGCTTTCCCAAATATCTGAGTTCAGCATTTTACACTACTGCATGTCCAGTCTAAGGAATTTTCTAATCAGTTTTCAGTCTGTGTAagagtttctttctttctttctttctttctttctttctttctttctttctttctttctttctttctttctatgtaactagcttctttctttctttctttctttctttctttctttctttctttctttctttctatgtaTTTagcttctttctctccttctttctttctatgtattgagcttctttctctctttctttctttctttctttctttctttctttctttctttctttctttctttccttttcagtCTATGTAACATTATTTTTTCAGTCTGTGTaacagttctttctttctttctttctttcttctttctttctttctttctttctttctttctatgtaactagcttctttctttctttctttctttcttctttctttctttctttctttctttctttctttctttctttctatgtaTTTAGCTTCTttctcccttctttctttctatgtatttagcttctttctctcttctttctttctttctttctttctttctttctttctttctttctttctttctttctttctttctttctttctttctatgtaTTTagcttctttctctccttctttctttctatgtatttagcttctttctttctttctttctttctttctttctttctttctttctttctttctttctttctttctttctttcctttttaagtCTATGTAACATTATTTTTTCAGTCTGTGTaacagttctttctttctttctttctttctttctttctttctttctttctttctttctttctatgtatttagcttctttctttctttctttctttctatgtatttagcttctttctttctttctttctttctttctttctttctttctttctttctttctttctttctatgtattcagcttctttctttctttctttctttctttctttctttctttctttctttctttctttctttctttctttctttctatgtaACTagcttctgtctgtctgtctgtctgtctaagaTAAGGCAcaagaccacacacacatacacatctcaATTACCTCAATTACATGTAAACTTCTTAGTGTACAAAGACAACTGGGgcaaaattactttttttttacgtttaatTACGTTTTTTTAGGCTGACTGTGCACTCAAACTCAAACTTACCTCATATCCAGAAGAGATGTTTGTAGTGACTGTATGACTTCATGAAGTGAGTGCTTAGTGGCAGTACACTTTAATGACTTCTAACAGTgttttaaaagaacaaaaggaGAAGTAAAGTAATGagaatagtttatatatatatatatatatatacagtaaatataaatataatgaattagATGAGGAgttcccttttgtgtctggttcctcaaAACTTGCAGGCACTaacataaattcatattttatatcctttatttctttcaagcagctttggaacaatgtccattgttaaaaatgctctacagataaactgaattgaattgaatgtttaACGTTCTAGTTCTAATGGCCTGTTGCCCGAACCCTTAGCAGATGGATATTATGACACAGGGTGTGTAGTTAAATAGTATCGTGATGTGATTGTGACTTATACCACATCAGTGTTCCGGTCTGGAAGAAGGAGACACATGGTAGAAAGTCTTTAAGATGCAACATAAGACCTGGTTGTCTGAATGTCGTGTCTGTTCAGCACCCAGGAGGAGAGGAGGTGTTACGAGAGCAGGCTGGAGGTGACGCCACGGAGAGCTTCGAGGACGTGGGTCATTCCACAGACGCCAGAGAAATGAAAAAGAGCATGATGATAGGAGAACTGCATCCGGTGAGTAGCAGGTTTAAGACTTTCCATTCCTTCACCAGTATGTGGAATAGTTACAGTCATTAACACTGTGCTTTATAGTTATCGATAATCATGTTATCAGATCAAAGACATTCCATAAAATGATCTAACGGTTTTGATTTCTTCAAAAATTAGGCTACTTTTTTTACATGCTTATAATCAAATAAAGCTTTGGTAGATGTTTTTGTATCCATTTAACGTTGAATATCAcctatattaaacattttacatattgACTATGTGCAAGAGCAAgatgaggaaagaaaagacacAACATCATGATAAAAAAGAGcggtttttgtaaaaaaacatttttaccatacataaacatacattaCTATGAAGGAGGtgtaactttctttctttctttctttctttctttctttctttctttctttctttctttctttctttctttctttccttttttagtCTATGTAACTAGTTCTTATTTTcagtctgtgtttctttctttctttctttctttctttctttctttctttctttctttctttctttctttctttctttctttcagtctatgtaactagtttcttttttcagttcctgtaactttctttctttctttctttctttctttctttctttctttctttctttctttctttctttcctttttagtcTATGTAActagcttctttctttcttctttctttctttctttctttctttctttctttctttctttctttctttctatgtaACTAGTTCTTATTTTcagtctgtgtttctttctttctttctttctttctttctttctttctttctttctttctttctttctttctttctttctttctttctttcctttttagtcTATGTAACTAGTTCTTATTTtcagtctgtctttctttctttctttctttctttctttctttctttctttcagtctaTGTAACTAGTTCTTATTTtcagtctgtctttctttctttctttctttctttctttctttctttctttctttctttctttcagtctaTGTAACTAGTTTCTTTTTCAGTTAGtgtaactttctttctttctttctttctttctttctttctttctttctttctttctttctttctttctttctttctttctttctttctttcctttttagtcTATGTAACTAGTTCTTATTTTcagtctgtttctttctttctctttctttctttctttctttctttctttctttcttttttcagtctatGTAACTAGTTTCTTTTTCAGTTCGtgtaactttctttctttctttctttctttctttctttctttctttctttctttctttctttctttctttctttctttcctttttagtcTATGTAActagcttctttctttcttttctttctttctttctttctttctttctttctttctttcttttttcagtctatGTAACTAGTTTCTTTTtcagtctgtctttctttctttctttctttctttctttctttctttctttctttctttctttcctttttagtcTATGTAACTAGTTCTTATTTTcagtctgtgtttctttctttctttctttctttctttctttctttctttctttctttcttctttctttctttctttctttctttctttctttctttctttctttttcagttagtgtaactttctttctttctttctttctttctttctttctttctttctttctttctttctttctttctttcagtctaTGTAACTAGTTTCTTTTTCAGTTCGtgtaactttctttctttctttctttctttctttctttctttctttctttctttctttctttctttcttttttcagtctatGTAACTAGTTTCTTTTTCAGTTCCtgtaactttctttctttctttctttctttctttctttctttctttctttctttctttctttctttcctttttagtcTATGTAACTAGTTCTTATTTTcagtctgtttctttctttctttctttctttctttctttctttctttctttctttctttctttctttcagtctaTGTAACTAGTTTCTTTTTCAGTTCGtgtaactttctttctttctttcttctttctttctttctttctttctttctttctttctttctttctttctttctttctttctttctttctttcctttttagtcTATGTAACTAGTTCTTATTTTcagtctgtgtttctttctttctttctttctttctttctttcagtctaTGTAACTAGTTCTTATTTTcagtctgtgtttctttctttctttctttctttctttctttctttctttctttctttctttctttcagtctaTGTAACTAGTTTCTTTTTCAGTTCtgtaactttctttctttctttctttctttctttctttctttctttctttctttctttctttctttctttctttctttctttcctttttagtcTATGTAACTAGTTCTTATTTTcagtctgtttctttctttctttctttctttctttctttcttttttcagtctatGTAACTAGTTTCTTTTTCAGTTCGtgtaactttctttctttctttcttctttctttctttctttctttctttcctttttagtcTATGTAACTAGTTCTTATTTtcagtctgtctttctttctttctttctttctttctttctttctttctttctttctttctttctttcttttttcagtctatGTAACTAGTTTCTTTTTCAGTTCCtgtaactttctttctttctttctttctttctttctttctttctttctttctttctttctttctttctttctttcctttttagtcTATGTAACTAGTTCTTATTTTCAGTCTGTTTgtgtttccttctttctttcttactttttcattctttgtaactagcttctttctttctttctttctttctttctttctttctttctttctttcttctttctttcttt belongs to Silurus meridionalis isolate SWU-2019-XX chromosome 4, ASM1480568v1, whole genome shotgun sequence and includes:
- the LOC124384964 gene encoding cytochrome b5; its protein translation is MEDHGSDGKAVKYYRLSEVEEHNSFKSTWIIINHNVYDVTKFLEEHPGGEEVLREQAGGDATESFEDVGHSTDAREMKKSMMIGELHPDDRHKIAKPPESLVTTVHEPTSWWTNWLIPLLAAVIVTLMYRIYTAEDA